The genomic DNA AGTTTCGTTCATCTTGGACTAAGTAATGAACTTGATGCTACTGTAATAAAACATGTTCACAAATATCAATTGAATAATTTATATTATTGGCGTGATTATTATACTACTGGAGAGTTCCAAAAAGAAATTAAAAAAAATAAAAAGATGTGGTGCTTAGAATAACTAAGCACCACCATCTTTATTATTTTATAATCGGATATGCTGTCGCAACCGTAATTTTTCCATTTGCTTTAACATTCGCATGTCCTTCTATCGTAAAACCTTCTGTACTTTCACCACTAAAAGGATGTCTCCCCGGTATATTCGGAACCTCTTTTTTTACAATTTGCTCTACTTCACTCGTAATTTTCTCTGCATCCCAGTTGTCAGGAAAAACAGTAGAGTTAGTTCTCTTATATTTCCCATCATATCTAACTTTCGCCTCAAAAGGTCGTCCTTCCACCACTGTCCCAGTTGGTTCATAATCCACTCCACTGTCTGGATTATAAAAATCAGGGCGGCGTGAATGAGCACCTTTAAGTACAGGTACACCATCTTTCCCCGGTCTTACCTCTCCCTCCACATGACGCAAGGCTTTACGGTTATAGTATTCAGTGATTTTCAATTTTTCTACCAAGGACTACTTGGTCTGTTCAATAGTCGATTTATCGCTTAGATAGATGTCCAACCTAGATGTTTATTATCGCTTTACTCATGTTCTCTTTACTTCGACTTTTTCGAAAAAAAATTCTTTATACTGTCTTTCAACATGTTATGATTCAAATGAAAAAACTTGATATAGAAAGGAATAATATCTATGACCTTCTTCCCTTTTGTCGATCCCAATCGTCGACCACAAGCCAAGATTCGAAAAATGACAGAAGAACTGACCCAAAAATTTCAAGCAATCGATCCAGATTTGACCTTGATACATAATGATAACTTTATTGATTACGGTCCAGAGGTCTTTCCAAAGTTATCGAAAATTTATTGGGACCCTCGTGTGCCAGATCACCCAATGGAACATTTTGTGTATTCGGAGTATCTACTTAGATATGGCGGCTATCCTCTTTACTGGTTTACGCCTTATGATGAAAAAATTTACGAATATTATAGAAGCCCTGGAGGGAATGCAGGCTCGCGAAGAAAAACTTTAAAAATGATTGAACAGACTATCCTAAGAATCATTCATGACTATCAAGTGCATAACCTTCTCTATTGGAAAGATATATTTACTGAAAAACAATTGGAACAGGAGAAGTTAAAACCCTACAAGAGAGTATCGCAATCTATTGGACCTGGCGAATTAATTAGTTCACCAATTAGTTTCACTGACCCCAAGCACCGACCTTTGGCTGCTGTAGAAAAAAATACGGAATTTCTAGAAACTCAGTTAGATCAATTAGATTCTCGATTAACCGTGATTCGTGATGACTCATACATTGATTTTGATCCAGAAGTTGGGTTCTTTTTCGCTGAATTCCCTTATGATCCTGAAGAAGATGAACCTAATGATCCTAGACGTTATTTGTCTAATGAAGAGTATACAATTAGTTACGACGGTATTTCTTTATTTGGTTGTTCCCCTTATCAATTAAGCTATGGAATACATGGGGATTTTTATAGCGAATGGATGTTTAATACGGACTACCTTGGTTTAAGCGAACAATTGAATAATTCAATTTTAGCTATCATCTATCAATATCAACAGAACAATTTATATTATTGGCGTAATGTATATACACCTGAAATGTTTCAAAAAAAAATTAATGAATATAAAGACAGAGAGACATGGAGACTGGATAGGTCTGTCTAACTTAGATGTTTGTTAACGCTTCACTCAAATTCTCTTTTTACTCCGACTTTCCCGAAATAATAATTCTCTCTTCTACTTTTCCAACGTGTTATGATTCAAATAAAAATTTTGAACAGAAAGGATATTAACTATGACCTTCTTCCCCTTTGTCGATCCCAACCGTCGACCACAAGCAGAGATCAGAAAAATGACAGAAGAACTGACTCAAAAATTTCAAGCAATCGATCCAGATTTGACTTTGATACATAATGATAACTTTATTGATTATGGTCCGGAGGTCTTTCCAAAGCTATCAAAAATTTATTGGGACCCTCGTGTACCGAATCATCCGATGGAACATTTTGTGTATTCGGAGTATCGTTTAAAAGGTAAGTTCTATACTGCTTATTGGGTTACCCCTTATGGTGTGATTATTGATAAATCACGATTACCAGATAGTCATGAAAAAAATTTGCAAAAAAAAGTAAGTAGCATTAATGATGCAATTCTTGAAGTCATTCGAGATTATCAAGTTCATAATCTTCTTTATTGGAAAGATTTGTTTTCACAAAAACAATTCGCACAACATGCTTTGGCCCTATATAAACA from Enterococcus mundtii includes the following:
- a CDS encoding EndoU domain-containing protein, with protein sequence MKITEYYNRKALRHVEGEVRPGKDGVPVLKGAHSRRPDFYNPDSGVDYEPTGTVVEGRPFEAKVRYDGKYKRTNSTVFPDNWDAEKITSEVEQIVKKEVPNIPGRHPFSGESTEGFTIEGHANVKANGKITVATAYPIIK